Proteins from a single region of Dehalococcoidia bacterium:
- a CDS encoding 4Fe-4S dicluster domain-containing protein, whose product MPKEVNRRDFIKLAAVAASVVTVGQVLPLQPKQAMAASSAPNPAVTLPVGAVSDTSDVLLRMQQELIQALKKPVEQRHWRMVLDLNKCVGCSACTIACVSENKLPPGVVYRPVLDEEIGTYPNVTRRFTPRPCFQCDHPPCVPVCPVNATWKQADGVVVVDYNLCIGCRYCLVACPYHARTSDFGANYCQNTAEAAGIIVGQQKADDYEKMPNFEYGKKWPRKKYTSPIGNARKCHFCLHRVANGMLPACVTTCIGRATYFGDTNDPDSLVSELVSRPDAIRLKEELGTEPSVYYLV is encoded by the coding sequence ATGCCCAAAGAGGTTAACCGTCGTGATTTCATCAAGTTAGCCGCTGTCGCTGCCTCGGTGGTTACGGTAGGTCAGGTACTACCGCTACAACCGAAACAGGCAATGGCAGCTAGCAGCGCTCCGAATCCGGCAGTGACGTTACCGGTCGGTGCTGTCTCGGATACATCGGATGTCCTGCTACGTATGCAGCAGGAACTGATACAAGCGCTCAAAAAACCTGTGGAACAGCGTCATTGGCGCATGGTGCTTGACCTGAACAAGTGTGTTGGATGTTCTGCTTGTACTATAGCCTGCGTCTCCGAGAACAAATTGCCTCCCGGAGTTGTCTATCGCCCGGTGTTAGATGAAGAAATCGGAACTTACCCCAATGTTACTCGCCGCTTTACCCCGCGTCCTTGTTTTCAGTGCGACCATCCTCCCTGTGTACCCGTATGCCCTGTTAATGCCACCTGGAAACAGGCCGATGGCGTTGTTGTTGTTGACTATAACCTCTGCATTGGTTGCCGCTATTGTCTCGTTGCCTGTCCATATCACGCACGAACCTCTGATTTCGGGGCAAACTATTGTCAAAATACTGCCGAGGCAGCCGGAATCATTGTAGGCCAGCAAAAGGCTGATGATTACGAAAAGATGCCAAATTTTGAGTATGGCAAAAAATGGCCTAGAAAGAAATATACATCCCCAATTGGAAACGCGCGCAAGTGCCATTTCTGCTTGCACCGAGTGGCAAATGGGATGCTGCCTGCCTGTGTCACCACGTGCATTGGTCGTGCCACCTATTTCGGTGACACAAACGACCCAGACAGCTTAGTTTCTGAACTTGTTTCCCGCCCGGATGCTATCAGGTTAAAAGAAGAACTGGGGACCGAACCCAGTGTCTATTATTTGGTCTAA